A genomic segment from Polyangium mundeleinium encodes:
- a CDS encoding GNAT family N-acetyltransferase, giving the protein MNGALVTTERLTIRKLTPADAPFILRLVNDPDFLRYIGDRGVRTLEDAEAYLRNGPIASYERNGHGLWGVALTATGELMGMSGLLKREEYADVDIGYAFLPEFRGGGYAFESGSAVLRIAAEVLALRKVIALVSPANAASIGLLIKFGFTRSAMEAEDSNTVLYEWVPSPP; this is encoded by the coding sequence ATGAACGGCGCGCTCGTAACGACCGAACGGCTCACGATACGTAAACTGACGCCGGCCGACGCGCCGTTCATTCTCCGCCTGGTCAATGACCCGGATTTTCTACGGTACATCGGCGATCGCGGCGTGCGGACGCTCGAGGACGCCGAGGCGTACCTCCGCAACGGGCCGATTGCCAGCTATGAACGCAACGGGCACGGGCTATGGGGCGTCGCCCTCACGGCGACGGGTGAGCTGATGGGCATGTCGGGGTTGCTGAAGCGCGAGGAATACGCGGATGTCGATATCGGCTACGCCTTTTTGCCGGAGTTTCGCGGCGGCGGGTACGCCTTCGAATCGGGATCGGCGGTGCTTCGGATCGCGGCCGAAGTGCTCGCGCTTCGCAAGGTGATCGCGCTCGTTTCGCCCGCGAACGCCGCCTCGATCGGCCTCCTGATAAAGTTCGGATTTACGCGCTCCGCGATGGAGGCGGAGGATTCGAACACGGTTCTCTACGAATGGGTTCCGTCGCCACCCTGA
- a CDS encoding UbiA family prenyltransferase, translated as MNQLATRTRPFLGTLRLSRVEEFYGNTIALVALGTLFNPRLSAADIVLLFTANLLLTIFAFAINDVEDAEDDSKDAQKVVRNPICARLLTQGQALVLSWLSAFAGLALLWPFGGRVVLLGTVNVALGFLYSYKRIRLKAMPFIDLISHGLFLGTLQFLSVTYARAPDLPRSAALGAVFICTISMAGDLWNEIRDFEVDRKTGIRNTASVLDVRRIEPMLPHLFVWPSVGVASLVLLNLSGTQRLIVGLAVAALCLVFVLLPSGLKKRMVTDQAQWLATLAGLLLLVICRATSTVP; from the coding sequence ATGAACCAGCTCGCAACACGCACCAGGCCTTTCCTGGGCACGCTTCGCCTGAGCCGCGTCGAGGAATTTTACGGCAACACCATTGCCCTCGTCGCGCTCGGGACACTTTTCAACCCTCGGCTCTCGGCAGCGGACATCGTTCTTCTCTTCACGGCCAATCTCTTGCTGACGATCTTCGCCTTTGCTATCAACGATGTCGAGGACGCAGAGGACGACAGCAAAGATGCGCAGAAGGTCGTTCGCAACCCCATCTGCGCTCGTTTGCTCACGCAGGGCCAGGCGCTCGTGCTGAGCTGGCTCTCTGCGTTCGCCGGCCTCGCGCTCCTTTGGCCTTTCGGGGGGCGCGTGGTCCTCCTGGGAACCGTGAACGTGGCCCTCGGATTCTTGTATTCGTACAAGCGAATCCGGCTCAAGGCCATGCCCTTCATCGACCTCATTTCCCATGGCCTCTTCCTGGGCACCCTCCAATTTCTCAGCGTCACGTACGCCCGCGCCCCCGATCTCCCTCGTTCGGCCGCGCTGGGCGCTGTCTTCATCTGCACGATCTCCATGGCGGGCGACCTGTGGAACGAAATTCGCGACTTCGAGGTCGATCGAAAGACGGGCATCCGAAATACCGCCTCGGTGCTCGACGTCCGGCGCATCGAGCCCATGCTGCCGCACCTCTTCGTCTGGCCCTCGGTGGGCGTGGCGTCGCTCGTCCTCCTGAACCTCTCGGGCACGCAAAGGCTGATCGTCGGGCTCGCTGTGGCTGCGCTTTGTCTGGTCTTCGTGCTGCTCCCGTCGGGTCTCAAGAAACGAATGGTGACCGATCAGGCGCAATGGCTCGCGACGCTCGCGGGCCTTTTGCTCCTCGTGATATGCCGCGCCACCTCCACGGTACCCTGA
- a CDS encoding polyprenyl synthetase family protein, with the protein MTMNVEPNRSFDLRAYLSIRRARIDATLESYLAIEEPRALYEAMRYSLLAGGKRLRPILCLAACELAGPRAEIALPTACAIEMIHTMSLIHDDLPAMDDGDYRRGRLTNHKMHGEALAILAGDSLLAHSFELIARRTVGVPAQRTLAVIAELGRAAGPRGLAGGQVEDLAHEGKYGVGVEALEDIHTRKTGALLEASVLSGAILGGADALTTARLRRYAQRLGLAFQIVDDILDLTSTCEAVGKSVGKDASARKATYPSVLGLAESHRHVEVLIEHAMSDLACFGDRATPLVALAASLAQSLG; encoded by the coding sequence ATGACAATGAATGTCGAACCCAACCGTTCGTTCGATCTGAGGGCTTACCTGAGCATCCGTCGAGCGAGGATCGATGCGACGCTGGAGAGCTATCTGGCCATCGAAGAGCCTCGCGCGCTCTACGAGGCCATGCGTTATTCCTTGCTCGCCGGCGGAAAGCGGCTGCGACCCATCCTGTGCCTCGCGGCCTGCGAGCTCGCGGGCCCTCGGGCCGAAATCGCGCTGCCCACCGCTTGCGCCATCGAGATGATCCACACGATGTCGCTGATCCACGACGATCTGCCGGCGATGGACGACGGCGATTACAGGCGCGGCCGCCTCACGAACCACAAAATGCACGGAGAAGCGCTCGCTATCCTCGCTGGCGACAGCCTTCTCGCCCATTCGTTCGAGCTCATCGCCCGCCGCACCGTCGGCGTTCCGGCCCAACGGACGCTCGCGGTCATCGCCGAGCTCGGCCGCGCCGCGGGCCCGAGGGGGCTCGCCGGCGGCCAGGTGGAGGATCTCGCGCACGAAGGCAAATACGGCGTCGGTGTGGAGGCGCTCGAGGACATTCATACCCGCAAGACGGGAGCGCTCCTCGAAGCGTCCGTGCTCTCCGGGGCGATCCTCGGCGGCGCAGATGCGCTCACCACGGCGCGCCTCCGCCGTTATGCGCAGAGGCTGGGGCTCGCCTTCCAGATCGTCGACGATATCCTCGACCTCACGTCCACCTGCGAGGCGGTCGGCAAGAGCGTCGGAAAAGACGCATCCGCTCGAAAAGCGACGTATCCGAGCGTGCTGGGGCTCGCGGAGTCCCACCGCCACGTGGAGGTTTTGATCGAGCACGCCATGAGCGACCTCGCCTGCTTCGGCGACCGCGCGACGCCGCTCGTGGCCCTCGCCGCGTCGCTCGCCCAGAGCCTTGGATGA